The following proteins are encoded in a genomic region of Candidatus Edwardsbacteria bacterium:
- a CDS encoding GAF domain-containing protein produces MPAPKKKKTIHGAVSRRTALMPTAKSELSSLKMKLKVLQRVNEIAARTFDVQPLLDRAMDLVTEIAPSEAGSLLLLSSDRTTLKFSIVKGPAAPKLEGLEVPVGQGIAGWVAKTGIPLIVNDVASEPKWKKEIADNVEFPTRSILCVPLKSRAEVIGVVELINKLRDEDYNDDDLEIIELLGAHLSTLIENSRLYSEAREKVERISAMAETSALISSSLDVKRVLETVMTVAKDVIDAEASSIFLYDEEKHEFFFEIATGDAGDAVKQIRVPWGKGMVGWAAEHMQTLLVPDVTKDPRFYSKVDEKSKFITRNAITVPLKPKNKLIGVAQVLNKKGGLFSLEDVELFETLARQAAVAIENASLYTDLQELFLNSIRTVVSLIDAKDDYTAGHSSRVTQYSLMIADQLGFGPEDRKRLELAALLHDVGKIGMPDAILKKPSGLTAEEFAIVKDHPNKGAEALEPIKQMKAIIPGVRYHHEKLDGKGYPAGLSGEQVPLDAQIICVGDSYDAMNSDRPYRKGLGMEESVRRLRQDSGTQFNPKLVEAFVKALEEDK; encoded by the coding sequence ATGCCTGCGCCAAAAAAGAAAAAGACCATACACGGGGCCGTCTCCCGCCGGACCGCCCTGATGCCCACCGCCAAGAGCGAGCTCTCCAGCCTCAAGATGAAGCTGAAGGTGCTCCAGCGGGTCAACGAGATCGCCGCCAGAACCTTCGATGTCCAGCCTCTTTTAGACCGGGCCATGGACCTGGTGACAGAGATCGCGCCCTCCGAGGCCGGGTCATTACTGTTATTGTCCTCCGATCGCACAACTTTGAAATTCTCCATCGTCAAGGGACCGGCCGCCCCCAAGCTGGAGGGGCTGGAAGTTCCTGTCGGGCAGGGCATCGCCGGCTGGGTGGCCAAGACCGGCATCCCGCTGATCGTCAATGACGTGGCCTCCGAGCCCAAGTGGAAGAAGGAGATCGCCGACAATGTGGAGTTCCCCACCCGCAGTATCCTGTGCGTGCCCTTAAAATCGCGGGCCGAGGTGATCGGGGTGGTGGAGCTGATCAATAAGCTGAGGGACGAGGACTACAACGACGACGACCTGGAGATCATTGAACTGCTGGGAGCCCATCTGTCCACCCTAATAGAGAACAGCCGGCTGTATTCCGAGGCCCGGGAGAAGGTGGAGCGCATCTCCGCCATGGCCGAAACATCGGCCTTGATCTCCTCTTCATTAGACGTCAAACGGGTGCTGGAGACGGTGATGACGGTGGCCAAGGACGTCATCGATGCCGAGGCCTCATCCATATTTTTATATGACGAGGAGAAGCACGAGTTCTTCTTTGAGATCGCCACCGGCGATGCCGGCGATGCGGTCAAACAGATACGGGTGCCGTGGGGCAAGGGGATGGTGGGCTGGGCGGCCGAGCATATGCAGACCCTGCTGGTGCCGGACGTCACCAAGGATCCCCGCTTCTATTCCAAGGTGGACGAGAAATCGAAATTCATCACCCGCAACGCCATCACCGTGCCCTTAAAGCCCAAGAATAAGCTGATCGGGGTGGCCCAGGTGCTCAATAAGAAGGGCGGGCTGTTCTCTCTGGAGGACGTGGAGCTGTTCGAGACCCTGGCCCGCCAGGCGGCGGTGGCCATCGAGAACGCCAGTCTGTACACCGACCTGCAGGAATTATTCTTAAACTCGATCCGCACCGTGGTCAGCCTGATAGACGCCAAGGACGACTACACCGCCGGCCATTCCTCTCGGGTTACCCAGTACTCGCTGATGATCGCCGATCAATTGGGCTTCGGGCCTGAGGATCGCAAGCGGTTGGAGCTGGCGGCCCTGCTACACGACGTGGGCAAGATCGGGATGCCGGACGCCATCTTAAAGAAACCTTCCGGCCTGACGGCAGAGGAATTTGCCATCGTCAAGGACCACCCCAACAAGGGGGCCGAGGCCCTGGAGCCCATCAAGCAGATGAAGGCCATCATCCCCGGGGTGCGCTATCACCACGAGAAATTAGACGGCAAGGGATATCCGGCCGGCCTGTCCGGCGAACAGGTGCCGCTGGATGCCCAGATCATCTGCGTGGGGGATTCATACGACGCCATGAACTCCGACCGGCCCTACAGGAAAGGGCTGGGGATGGAGGAATCGGTCAGACGTCTGCGCCAGGACAGCGGGACCCAGTTCAATCCCAAATTAGTGGAGGCTTTCGTCAAAGCACTGGAGGAGGATAAATGA
- a CDS encoding Gfo/Idh/MocA family oxidoreductase: MSDIKVAVVGCGQWGTNQVRTYASLPGASLAWLVDASPKNLQRAKNFSETAKTAGELKEALQDKDLQAVVIATNSESHHALAKMSLEAGKHVMVEKPLALNVKDAKELVKIAKDKDLILMTGHLLLYHPAVRYLKELVNSGELGQILYLYSTRVNLGAIRKNENALWSLAPHDISVMLYLMDQNPDKALANGKCFLQKDIEDVVFFSLDFPGGQVAQAQVSWLDPHKIRKFTVVGSKKMVTFDDMEATEKIRIYDKGVNQEKRYGSYDEVLTLRDGDIHIPYFKMQEPLKIEAGHFIECINEHKKPLSDGQNGLDVVKILAAVSLSLKEERAVKI; encoded by the coding sequence ATGTCTGACATCAAAGTAGCGGTAGTAGGCTGCGGCCAGTGGGGAACGAACCAGGTCCGGACCTATGCCAGCTTACCAGGGGCTTCTTTAGCCTGGCTGGTGGACGCCAGCCCCAAGAATCTTCAGCGGGCTAAAAATTTTTCCGAGACCGCCAAAACGGCCGGGGAGCTTAAAGAGGCCCTGCAGGACAAAGATCTCCAGGCGGTGGTGATCGCCACCAATTCCGAATCGCACCATGCCCTGGCCAAAATGTCTTTAGAGGCCGGCAAGCACGTGATGGTGGAGAAACCCCTGGCCCTCAATGTCAAGGATGCCAAGGAGCTGGTGAAGATCGCCAAAGACAAGGACCTGATACTGATGACCGGCCACCTCCTGCTGTACCATCCGGCGGTCAGGTATTTGAAGGAACTGGTGAATAGCGGCGAGCTGGGCCAGATCCTCTATCTGTACTCCACCCGGGTCAACCTGGGAGCCATCCGCAAGAACGAGAATGCCCTATGGAGCCTGGCCCCCCACGACATCTCGGTGATGCTCTATTTGATGGACCAGAACCCGGACAAGGCACTGGCCAACGGAAAATGTTTTCTGCAGAAGGACATCGAGGACGTGGTGTTCTTCTCGCTGGATTTCCCCGGCGGGCAGGTGGCCCAGGCCCAGGTATCGTGGCTGGATCCCCACAAGATCCGCAAATTCACGGTGGTGGGGAGCAAGAAGATGGTGACATTCGACGACATGGAGGCCACCGAGAAGATCCGGATCTACGACAAGGGGGTCAATCAGGAGAAACGCTATGGCAGTTATGACGAAGTGCTGACCCTGAGGGACGGCGATATTCATATTCCGTATTTTAAGATGCAGGAGCCGCTGAAGATAGAAGCCGGGCATTTTATAGAGTGCATTAATGAGCATAAAAAACCGTTGAGTGACGGGCAGAACGGGCTGGACGTGGTGAAGATACTGGCGGCGGTGAGCCTTTCGCTGAAAGAGGAACGAGCGGTTAAGATATAA
- the dnaA gene encoding chromosomal replication initiator protein DnaA produces the protein MNQQIQALWAQSQDRIKERIGSQSFDTWIKPLTALTVGEDSLTLKVPNHFFVEWLGQHYLNMMKEVVSDIFHKPLSIVLVPPVGETQAAARQKPERTEFVPAQPTSESGLRERYIFDTFVIGKSNEFAYATAFATAQDPGKLYNPLFIYGGVGLGKTHLMQAIGHFTKRKRPKARVLYIPAENLMNDLVYAIQNRKMLEFKNRYRSLDILLLDDVQFLSEKSGLQEEIFHTFNSLYDARKQIVLTSDRPPKDISHLEERLVSRFQSGLVADIQAPDLETRAAILKKKAELDGLSIPNDVIYFIAASVKSNIRELEGALIRVVAFSSVSDQELTVDFAREVLKNIISQKSRLISIELIQKIVANYYSIPEEALKSKRRIKKLVLPRQLAMYLSRELTAASLNDIGNRFGGKDHTTVLHAISKIKKMIASDDEITSQAERITELINGG, from the coding sequence ATGAACCAACAAATACAAGCGCTGTGGGCCCAGTCCCAGGACAGGATCAAGGAACGGATAGGTTCCCAGAGTTTTGACACCTGGATAAAGCCTCTGACCGCCCTGACGGTTGGCGAGGACAGCCTGACCCTCAAGGTTCCCAACCACTTTTTTGTGGAATGGCTGGGGCAGCATTACCTTAATATGATGAAAGAGGTGGTCTCGGATATTTTTCATAAGCCCCTTTCCATAGTCCTGGTCCCTCCGGTGGGAGAAACCCAGGCCGCCGCCCGTCAAAAACCGGAGAGAACCGAATTCGTCCCGGCCCAGCCGACCAGCGAGAGCGGCCTCCGGGAGAGATATATCTTCGATACCTTCGTCATAGGAAAAAGCAACGAGTTCGCCTACGCCACCGCTTTCGCCACCGCCCAGGATCCCGGCAAACTGTACAACCCTCTGTTCATCTACGGGGGGGTGGGGCTGGGAAAGACTCATCTGATGCAGGCCATTGGCCATTTCACCAAGCGCAAGAGGCCAAAGGCCCGGGTGCTGTATATTCCGGCCGAGAATCTGATGAACGACTTGGTCTATGCCATTCAGAACCGCAAGATGCTGGAGTTCAAGAACCGTTATCGTTCGCTGGATATTCTGCTGCTGGACGACGTCCAATTCCTGTCCGAAAAATCCGGCCTGCAGGAGGAGATATTTCATACTTTCAACTCGCTGTATGACGCCCGCAAACAAATCGTCCTGACCTCCGACCGGCCGCCCAAGGATATCTCTCATCTGGAGGAGCGCTTGGTATCCCGCTTTCAAAGCGGCCTGGTGGCCGACATCCAGGCTCCGGATCTAGAGACCCGGGCGGCTATTCTCAAAAAGAAGGCCGAGCTGGACGGCCTCTCCATCCCCAACGATGTCATCTATTTCATCGCCGCTTCGGTGAAATCCAACATCCGTGAGCTTGAAGGGGCATTGATAAGAGTGGTGGCTTTCTCCTCGGTGTCGGACCAGGAGCTGACGGTTGATTTTGCCCGGGAGGTCCTCAAGAACATTATCTCCCAAAAATCCCGCCTGATATCCATCGAGCTTATACAGAAAATAGTGGCCAACTACTATTCCATCCCCGAAGAGGCTCTCAAGTCAAAAAGGCGGATCAAAAAGCTGGTGCTGCCCAGGCAGCTGGCCATGTACCTAAGCCGGGAGCTAACCGCGGCCTCACTCAACGATATCGGCAACCGCTTCGGCGGAAAGGACCATACCACGGTGCTGCATGCCATATCCAAGATAAAGAAAATGATAGCCTCAGACGATGAGATAACCTCCCAGGCCGAGAGGATAACTGAGTTGATCAACGGTGGATAG
- a CDS encoding endonuclease domain-containing protein, with protein sequence MTQRHNKPEYKPVRKYLRNNSTQAEIILWRFLKKKQLNGLKFRRQHSIGGFIVDFYCPEKRLAIELDGDVHEVERQAGYDKARQKAIEALGIKILRFANEEVIENIEGVIKAIAAKAD encoded by the coding sequence ATGACGCAGAGACATAACAAACCGGAATATAAACCGGTAAGAAAATATCTGCGCAATAATTCAACCCAGGCTGAGATAATCCTCTGGCGATTTTTAAAGAAAAAACAATTGAACGGTTTGAAGTTCCGGCGCCAGCATAGCATCGGCGGGTTTATAGTTGACTTTTATTGTCCCGAAAAGAGACTGGCCATAGAGTTGGACGGTGACGTTCATGAGGTGGAGAGGCAGGCGGGTTATGATAAAGCCAGGCAGAAAGCCATAGAGGCGCTGGGGATAAAAATATTAAGATTTGCCAACGAAGAGGTCATTGAAAACATTGAGGGCGTCATAAAAGCAATAGCGGCGAAAGCTGATTGA
- a CDS encoding CHASE2 domain-containing protein has translation MSNALRSKKTTGALVGIAVVAVVLAVSYLWPGLFQGMENKTYDLRYRLRVGQMGEQDIDDVVIVDIDETSLAQLGRFYNWPRLYHAKVADYLAQGGAAAVSFDILFMESDSLTPNMIQLYQDTKTEQIQEKLLLLTPKKQKILPPAEVIQTVLEAWGYDQDFGAVTGQSGIAYFPFYLSTGEPNDSSDLSTRRWVYSFPAEVTEKYKYIMSSGDLYQVATLSPPVPTLLESARGTGYYNIEPDDDGVTRRQPLFLALNDRNYASMDFQIVLDILGIKKEEVTVELGKYIRAGDKLKIPIDQNGRMLITYFGQYKKFRYISYSDVLTENVPAEYFKDKIVIIGATAAGLMDLRVVPFSNIFPGPEIHASIMETMLSGKFVQVIPWHIQLAMLIAFGLLTVFVSLRFKPVIAGLVLFALMAFYLIAANWVFERSLLWIEMVRPLAVVLFTNMAILGYRYLTEEKQKVWIKNMFQGYMSKDLVDKIMANPDLLLMGGDKKEITVFFSDIRGFSSFSEKLGTPERLIALINEYLGNMSDVVLEHGGYISKYEGDAIMAFWGAPTDDPQHAETCIKCVWAMNQRLKVLNADLAKRQMPNLFTRFGINTGQVTVGNVGSERKKSYTAMGDSVNLGSRLEGANKEYGTAIMISEFTYAKVTGLYPVRELDLLRVVGKEQPVRVYELLGLSEADVPEKKKQAVEIYLKGLAEYRAKNWDGAIALFQQALEVDPEDGPSQTYIGRCEDFKVLPPPENWDGVFVMKTK, from the coding sequence ATGAGCAATGCCCTAAGAAGCAAAAAAACCACCGGAGCTTTGGTGGGAATCGCCGTGGTGGCCGTGGTGCTGGCGGTCTCATATTTATGGCCCGGCCTGTTCCAGGGGATGGAGAATAAAACATATGATCTGCGCTACCGCTTAAGGGTGGGCCAGATGGGCGAACAGGACATCGATGATGTGGTGATCGTTGATATTGATGAGACATCACTGGCCCAGCTAGGCAGATTCTATAATTGGCCCCGGCTGTATCATGCCAAGGTGGCCGATTATCTGGCCCAGGGCGGCGCGGCGGCGGTGTCCTTCGATATCCTGTTCATGGAGTCCGACAGCCTGACCCCCAATATGATCCAGCTCTATCAAGACACCAAGACGGAGCAGATTCAGGAAAAATTATTATTATTGACGCCCAAGAAACAAAAGATCTTACCGCCGGCGGAGGTAATCCAAACGGTGCTGGAGGCCTGGGGATACGATCAGGATTTCGGCGCGGTGACCGGGCAGTCGGGAATCGCTTATTTTCCCTTCTACTTGTCCACCGGGGAGCCTAACGACAGCTCGGACCTCAGCACCCGGAGGTGGGTTTACTCCTTCCCTGCCGAAGTTACTGAAAAATATAAATATATCATGTCTTCCGGGGATCTCTATCAGGTGGCCACCCTCTCACCTCCGGTTCCGACCCTTTTGGAATCGGCCCGGGGGACCGGGTATTACAACATCGAGCCGGATGATGACGGGGTAACCCGCCGCCAGCCCCTGTTCCTGGCCCTCAATGACCGCAATTACGCCTCGATGGACTTCCAGATCGTGCTGGACATACTGGGGATCAAAAAAGAAGAGGTAACGGTAGAATTGGGTAAGTATATCCGGGCCGGGGATAAATTAAAGATTCCCATAGACCAGAACGGCAGGATGTTGATAACCTACTTCGGGCAGTACAAGAAATTCCGCTATATCTCATATTCCGATGTCCTGACAGAGAATGTACCGGCCGAATATTTCAAGGATAAGATCGTAATCATCGGGGCCACCGCTGCCGGTTTAATGGATCTGCGGGTGGTGCCCTTCTCAAATATCTTTCCTGGCCCGGAGATCCACGCCAGCATCATGGAGACCATGCTGTCGGGAAAATTCGTGCAGGTTATTCCCTGGCACATACAATTGGCCATGCTGATAGCCTTCGGCCTGCTGACGGTGTTTGTCTCCCTGCGCTTCAAGCCGGTTATCGCCGGCCTGGTTCTTTTCGCGCTTATGGCATTTTATCTAATAGCCGCCAACTGGGTGTTTGAAAGGTCGCTGCTCTGGATAGAAATGGTACGGCCCCTGGCGGTGGTGCTGTTCACCAACATGGCCATTCTGGGCTACCGCTACCTGACCGAGGAGAAGCAGAAGGTCTGGATCAAGAACATGTTCCAGGGCTACATGTCCAAGGATCTGGTGGACAAGATCATGGCCAACCCCGATCTTCTGCTGATGGGCGGCGACAAGAAGGAGATCACCGTCTTCTTCTCGGACATCAGGGGCTTCTCCTCGTTCTCGGAAAAATTAGGCACCCCGGAGCGGCTGATCGCCCTGATCAACGAATACCTGGGCAACATGTCGGACGTGGTGCTGGAGCACGGCGGATACATCAGCAAGTACGAGGGTGACGCCATCATGGCCTTCTGGGGCGCCCCCACCGATGATCCCCAGCACGCCGAGACCTGCATCAAGTGCGTCTGGGCCATGAATCAGCGGCTGAAAGTTCTCAACGCCGACCTGGCCAAACGGCAGATGCCCAATCTGTTCACCCGGTTCGGAATCAACACCGGCCAGGTGACGGTGGGCAACGTGGGTTCGGAGCGCAAGAAATCATACACCGCCATGGGCGACTCGGTTAACCTGGGTTCGCGCTTAGAGGGGGCCAACAAGGAATACGGCACCGCCATCATGATCTCGGAGTTCACCTACGCCAAGGTCACCGGGCTGTATCCGGTCCGGGAGCTGGACCTACTGAGGGTGGTGGGCAAGGAACAGCCGGTGCGGGTGTACGAACTGCTGGGCTTGTCCGAGGCCGACGTGCCGGAGAAGAAGAAGCAAGCGGTGGAGATCTATTTAAAGGGCTTGGCGGAGTACCGGGCCAAGAACTGGGATGGTGCTATCGCCCTGTTTCAGCAGGCCCTGGAGGTGGACCCCGAGGACGGGCCCAGCCAGACCTATATCGGGCGCTGCGAGGACTTCAAGGTCCTGCCCCCGCCGGAGAACTGGGACGGCGTGTTCGTGATGAAGACGAAATAG
- the dnaN gene encoding DNA polymerase III subunit beta, whose translation MKFSVNQEKLFTCLQSLIGVVPTKSTFPVLNNILIEANNNKLKLSATDLEIAAVTQIEAQTASNGSITVPAKQFFEIIKQLPPLNVDFEVTGNKVTIKCDRSRFNIIGLPKEDFPKIPEISKEKSVKLGSGILQNIIKKTLFAVSTDSSRPDLCGVFLQMSGDKLKVVTTDAHRLAMLETMIPPISQNSELLLSPKGLNIVNRMLPGSDTEITLRFDDSYSQFSFEDTQVYARHIEGPYRDYEKAIPKTNKKTLTVNVDLLTAAVRRVAILSDTFTHQIRLSLKADSIELSSQTVDIGEARETIAAVFKGEDMEIGYNASYLLDIIKNVDSEEMICSLNTSLSAALINPAKQAEDYSLMYLLMPIRLPE comes from the coding sequence ATGAAATTTTCCGTTAACCAGGAGAAACTTTTCACCTGCCTACAGAGCCTGATTGGGGTGGTGCCGACTAAGAGCACTTTTCCGGTTCTGAACAATATCCTGATAGAGGCTAACAACAATAAACTGAAATTATCGGCCACCGATCTGGAGATAGCGGCTGTGACCCAGATAGAGGCCCAAACCGCCAGCAACGGTTCCATCACCGTGCCGGCCAAGCAATTCTTCGAGATAATCAAACAGCTGCCGCCATTAAATGTGGATTTTGAGGTCACCGGCAATAAAGTAACCATCAAATGCGACCGCAGCCGCTTCAATATCATCGGCCTGCCCAAGGAGGACTTTCCTAAGATACCGGAGATCAGTAAGGAAAAGAGCGTCAAACTTGGCAGCGGAATACTGCAGAACATCATCAAGAAGACCCTATTCGCGGTGTCCACCGACAGCTCCCGTCCCGACCTGTGCGGGGTATTCCTGCAGATGAGCGGCGACAAACTTAAAGTTGTCACCACCGACGCCCACCGGCTGGCCATGCTGGAGACCATGATCCCGCCTATCTCCCAGAACAGCGAGCTGCTGTTGTCTCCTAAGGGCCTGAACATCGTCAATCGGATGCTGCCCGGCTCGGATACCGAGATCACCCTGCGGTTTGATGACAGCTATTCTCAGTTCAGTTTTGAGGACACCCAAGTCTATGCCCGGCATATCGAGGGCCCCTACCGGGATTACGAGAAGGCCATCCCTAAGACCAACAAAAAGACCCTGACCGTCAACGTGGACCTGCTGACCGCGGCGGTGCGCCGGGTGGCTATATTGTCCGATACCTTTACCCATCAAATCAGGCTTTCCTTAAAGGCCGACAGCATAGAGCTCTCCAGCCAGACGGTGGATATCGGCGAGGCCAGAGAGACCATCGCCGCAGTGTTCAAGGGCGAGGATATGGAGATAGGATACAATGCCAGCTACCTGCTGGACATCATCAAGAACGTGGATTCCGAGGAGATGATCTGCTCCCTGAACACCTCATTGTCGGCCGCCCTGATCAATCCGGCCAAGCAGGCTGAGGACTATAGCCTGATGTACCTGCTGATGCCCATCAGGCTTCCGGAATAG
- a CDS encoding M23 family metallopeptidase — MKKRERYISFIIAPHHKAPPWQMDISYTNLKRIAILLAGFLLLAIFFMVNYGHIFWRASQYEIMKNRTREVEEKFSELRELKQELSDLKRTEVKLQHMLGISQQPVLLSLNDITRNTSLNASIAGEPAPLSSPKDTVSLSIERSTPSIMPVKGWISAKIGANHNGIDIAAREGDPVVAAADGIVIFAGWDNYFGNKVEIAHGQKFSTMYGHNAKLFVKEKQIVKQGQVIALVGSTGQSSGPHLHYEVRINGKPVDPSYHWINH; from the coding sequence ATGAAAAAACGGGAACGCTATATATCATTCATAATCGCGCCGCATCACAAGGCCCCGCCATGGCAGATGGATATCTCCTATACCAACCTGAAGCGCATCGCCATTCTGCTGGCCGGATTTCTGCTGCTAGCGATATTTTTCATGGTCAATTACGGCCATATTTTCTGGCGGGCCAGCCAGTATGAGATAATGAAAAATAGAACCCGGGAGGTTGAAGAGAAATTCAGCGAGCTGCGAGAGCTGAAACAGGAGCTCTCCGACCTAAAAAGAACCGAGGTAAAATTACAACACATGCTGGGCATCTCCCAGCAGCCGGTCCTGCTTTCCTTGAACGACATTACCCGGAACACCTCGTTAAATGCCTCGATTGCCGGAGAACCGGCTCCCTTGAGCAGCCCCAAAGATACGGTATCCTTGAGCATCGAGCGCTCGACCCCCAGCATCATGCCGGTCAAGGGATGGATCTCGGCAAAAATAGGAGCCAATCATAATGGCATTGATATCGCCGCCCGGGAGGGCGACCCGGTGGTGGCGGCGGCCGACGGCATAGTCATCTTTGCCGGATGGGATAATTATTTCGGCAACAAGGTGGAGATAGCCCACGGCCAGAAATTCAGCACCATGTATGGCCACAACGCCAAACTATTTGTCAAAGAAAAACAGATCGTCAAACAGGGGCAGGTGATCGCGCTGGTGGGCTCCACCGGGCAAAGCTCCGGCCCCCACCTGCATTACGAGGTCCGGATCAACGGCAAACCGGTCGATCCATCCTATCACTGGATAAATCATTGA
- a CDS encoding polysaccharide biosynthesis tyrosine autokinase — MAAEQNIKPQETSLYEVIDLLWRRKTLILVCLAGILLPIIIANFTLPPVYESQTTIIFEQSREPIAAFDVSDAFSRKSYIVNQIEEIKARTLAEEVAQKLDPETAAEILKDQDRGLSEEGRYQILSQRIKKGISAEPIRDSDVILIKFQGPTPASAARAVNLVAETVKERSSKVKREQASSTRKFIEVQLPAVEAGLAKAEDAIKGFKSRNQVVSLSDEAREVLSRMTEIDKMYAVTVTQKMALEKKLEAIYSKLDYKADFSDGGSKMTSGAVADSLRKSLLDLQIEATQLSIKGYLPEHPQIHKLNKQIEATKNKLVEELANINKGGLAKPMPEMSDLLAQIPPLQIELISLEARELAIRDFSTGYESDLSKLPYKELELTRLLRAKDVNENIYKMLLEKYEEAKITEAGKIGNVRVIDPAKEPLSPIKPRKALNILIGLVVGLVLGVGLSFFLDSMDNSVKTAEEIETNFGIPVLGLIPSIQSEGSRRKKKNGQDEITKIASTLVTKYTPRSPISEAYRAIRTNIQFSKIDAPLRSIVVTSAAPSEGKSTTVANLAFTTALAGAKTLLIDADLRRPVVHSLFGLEREPGMTNILAERLAPEKVIKPSGVENLDILTCGAIPPNPSELLGSQRMKELVNQLKGKYDLILFDSPPVITVTDTAVLSNQVEGVVLVVLSHGTDRRALARAKSLLTNVNANILGSILNKIDLTGIGSSYDYYYHYHYYYYSDDGQKVKRKGRFWDILRPGGKRG; from the coding sequence TTGGCCGCTGAGCAGAATATAAAACCCCAGGAGACCAGCCTCTACGAGGTGATAGATCTGTTATGGAGAAGGAAGACCCTGATCCTGGTCTGCCTGGCCGGGATATTGCTGCCTATCATCATCGCCAACTTCACCCTGCCGCCGGTCTACGAGAGCCAGACCACCATCATCTTCGAGCAGAGCCGGGAGCCTATTGCTGCTTTCGATGTTTCCGATGCCTTCAGCCGCAAGAGCTACATCGTCAACCAGATTGAGGAGATCAAGGCCCGGACCCTGGCCGAGGAGGTGGCCCAGAAGCTGGACCCCGAGACCGCCGCCGAGATACTTAAGGACCAGGACCGGGGGTTATCAGAGGAGGGCCGGTATCAAATTTTATCCCAGCGGATAAAGAAGGGCATCTCGGCCGAGCCCATCCGGGACTCCGACGTGATCCTGATAAAATTCCAGGGGCCCACCCCGGCCAGCGCGGCCCGGGCGGTCAACCTGGTGGCCGAGACGGTCAAGGAACGCAGTTCCAAGGTCAAGAGGGAGCAGGCCTCATCCACCAGAAAATTCATCGAGGTCCAGCTGCCGGCGGTGGAGGCCGGGCTGGCCAAGGCCGAGGATGCCATCAAGGGATTCAAGTCCCGCAATCAGGTGGTATCGCTGTCCGACGAGGCCCGGGAGGTGCTGTCCCGGATGACGGAGATAGACAAGATGTACGCCGTTACCGTTACCCAAAAGATGGCCCTGGAGAAAAAGTTGGAAGCCATCTACTCCAAATTAGATTATAAAGCAGATTTCTCCGATGGCGGCAGTAAAATGACCTCCGGTGCGGTGGCCGACTCTCTAAGGAAAAGCCTGCTGGACCTGCAGATCGAGGCCACCCAGCTTTCCATCAAGGGCTACCTGCCGGAACACCCCCAGATACACAAGCTGAACAAACAGATCGAGGCCACCAAGAATAAGCTGGTGGAGGAGCTGGCCAACATCAATAAAGGGGGCCTGGCCAAGCCTATGCCGGAGATGTCCGACTTGCTGGCCCAGATACCGCCCCTGCAGATAGAGCTGATCTCCCTGGAGGCCCGGGAGCTGGCCATCAGGGATTTCAGCACCGGCTACGAGAGCGACCTCTCCAAGCTGCCCTACAAGGAGCTGGAGCTGACCCGGCTGCTGCGGGCCAAGGATGTCAACGAGAACATCTATAAGATGCTGCTGGAGAAATACGAGGAGGCCAAGATCACTGAGGCCGGCAAGATCGGCAATGTCCGGGTGATCGACCCGGCCAAGGAACCCCTGAGTCCAATAAAACCCCGCAAGGCGTTGAATATCTTGATCGGCCTGGTGGTGGGGCTGGTGCTGGGGGTGGGCCTGTCATTCTTCCTGGACTCCATGGACAATTCGGTCAAGACCGCCGAGGAGATAGAGACCAATTTCGGGATACCGGTGCTGGGCCTAATTCCCAGCATTCAGTCAGAAGGCTCACGCCGGAAAAAGAAAAACGGCCAGGACGAGATAACAAAGATTGCCTCCACATTGGTGACCAAATACACCCCCCGCTCGCCCATCTCCGAGGCCTACCGGGCCATCCGGACCAACATCCAGTTCTCCAAGATCGATGCCCCACTGCGCTCCATCGTGGTGACCTCGGCCGCGCCATCGGAGGGCAAGTCCACCACCGTGGCCAACCTGGCCTTCACCACCGCCCTGGCCGGGGCCAAGACCCTGCTGATAGACGCCGACCTGCGGCGCCCGGTGGTCCATTCGCTATTCGGGCTGGAGCGGGAGCCGGGGATGACCAACATTCTGGCCGAGCGGCTGGCCCCGGAAAAGGTGATCAAGCCCTCCGGGGTGGAGAACCTGGACATCCTGACCTGCGGGGCCATCCCGCCAAACCCCTCGGAGCTTTTAGGCTCCCAGAGGATGAAAGAGCTGGTCAATCAGCTTAAAGGGAAATACGATCTGATATTGTTCGACAGTCCGCCGGTGATCACCGTTACCGACACCGCGGTGCTGTCCAACCAGGTGGAGGGGGTGGTGCTGGTGGTGCTCTCCCACGGCACCGACCGCCGGGCTTTGGCCCGGGCAAAATCGCTTCTTACCAATGTCAACGCCAATATTCTGGGTTCGATCCTCAATAAAATAGACCTGACCGGGATCGGCTCAAGCTATGATTATTACTATCACTATCATTATTACTACTACAGCGACGACGGCCAAAAGGTCAAACGCAAAGGGCGGTTCTGGGATATCCTGCGTCCGGGGGGAAAGCGGGGGTAG